One Nitrospinota bacterium genomic window carries:
- a CDS encoding Glu/Leu/Phe/Val dehydrogenase: protein MSEVNLFKISQRQLDEAAKILNLDPGMHAFLREPMRELHVTIPVRMDDGTIKVFRGFRVQYNDARGPTKGGLRFHPDETIDTIRALAAWMTWKCALVNIPLGGAKGGIICDPKKMSEGELERLSRGFIDQIARIIGPDKDIPAPDVYTTPQIMAWMMDEYSKLSEKNQFGVITGKPLELRGSAGRDDATARGGWYTVREAAKELGLNLKGATVAIQGYGNAGYFAASLGESLFGCKIVAVSDSKGGIYNEDGLDSEEVKEHKNKTGSVVGYRNTKAISNEEILELNVDVLWPAGLENVITEKNAGNIKAKIVAEAANGPTTPEADDILYKNNVHLIPDFLCNAGGVTVSYFEMVQNFYMYYWELEDVHKRLNNKMTAAYRTVLETSEQYKINMRQAAYIVAVKRVAEAVRLRGWA from the coding sequence ATGTCGGAAGTTAATCTCTTTAAAATTAGCCAGAGACAATTGGATGAAGCTGCAAAGATTCTTAATCTCGATCCCGGCATGCATGCCTTTCTTCGGGAACCGATGAGAGAACTTCATGTTACCATACCTGTTCGCATGGATGATGGAACTATAAAGGTGTTTAGAGGATTTAGGGTACAGTATAATGATGCAAGAGGACCCACAAAAGGTGGCTTAAGATTCCATCCTGATGAAACCATTGATACAATCAGGGCCTTGGCTGCTTGGATGACATGGAAATGTGCCTTGGTAAATATACCCCTTGGAGGAGCAAAGGGGGGGATTATCTGTGACCCAAAGAAGATGTCGGAAGGGGAATTGGAGCGTTTAAGCCGGGGATTTATAGACCAGATAGCAAGAATTATAGGACCTGACAAAGATATTCCTGCCCCTGATGTCTATACCACTCCACAGATCATGGCATGGATGATGGATGAATACTCTAAGCTTTCTGAAAAGAATCAATTTGGTGTAATAACTGGTAAGCCTTTAGAATTAAGGGGGTCTGCTGGGCGTGATGATGCTACTGCAAGAGGAGGGTGGTATACTGTTCGAGAAGCAGCCAAAGAACTGGGTCTAAATTTGAAAGGAGCAACAGTAGCAATACAGGGCTATGGAAATGCCGGGTATTTTGCTGCAAGCTTGGGTGAATCTCTCTTTGGATGTAAGATTGTTGCTGTAAGCGACTCAAAGGGTGGAATTTATAATGAAGACGGCTTGGATTCTGAAGAGGTCAAAGAACACAAAAATAAAACGGGCTCTGTTGTTGGTTATCGAAATACAAAAGCTATATCAAACGAAGAAATCCTTGAGTTGAATGTGGACGTTTTATGGCCAGCAGGATTGGAAAATGTTATTACAGAAAAGAATGCTGGAAATATTAAAGCCAAAATTGTTGCCGAGGCTGCAAACGGGCCTACTACTCCTGAGGCCGATGATATTCTTTATAAAAATAATGTTCATCTTATACCAGATTTCTTGTGCAATGCCGGTGGTGTAACTGTATCCTACTTTGAGATGGTCCAGAATTTTTATATGTATTACTGGGAATTAGAGGATGTTCATAAGCGTCTGAACAATAAGATGACAGCTGCATACCGAACCGTCTTAGAGACATCAGAACAATACAAAATTAATATGAGACAGGCAGCATATATTGTTGCTGTTAAGCGCGTAGCTGAAGCAGTGAGACTACGGGGATGGGCATAG
- a CDS encoding PEP/pyruvate-binding domain-containing protein codes for MDERESKTIPSGLKPLDEVIQGLRLGDNVVWQVDNLEDYLYFTEPFLNQAILNGYKCVYMRFAPHEPILKPRSGLEIINVDPKPGFDFFSGEVHKIIKERGREVFYIFDNLSALVVEWATDELLANFFQVTCPYLFELDTVTYFALTRGQHSHSAVARIRDTTQVLIDICKVKDKRYLHPLKVWDRYSSQMFLPHVISEKVWSPIFSSGDAAEVTTIAHKKPLDPDIHSIAPWQSVYRKLIQYCETGKQLPEESPEIATLKKEFSRMMVGNHPEFNRLVDQYFTLDDLFNIRDRLIGSGRIGGKAAGMLLARRILSDDKRKRGLAEVMEDHDSFYIGSDVFFTFLVNNDLFRLRLQLSSKPRFSHEEFKEVEQRFLAGKFPSEIVEQFRNMLDYFGQAPIIVRSSSLLEDSFGNAFAGKYRSEFCANQGNPHDRLEVFLRAVKLVFASALNPDALSYRRKRGLGESDEQMAILVQRVSGVPYKNFFFPTLAGVALSRNLYVWTDRIDSKKGLIRLVFGLGTRAVDRVGGDYPRMIPVSNPKLRPESGMKIVKYSQHEIDLIDLKSNKFMTRSVTDTLADLDYPNLYLLVSVTKEGHPYDPITSHVDGSAQNLVFTFNNLINKTEFVSITGEMVTELERVYGHPIETEFTASLGKDGRLKVNLLQCRPMSIPGISSPVIFPDNIPQENILFKSNRFISSGVISHIRYIIYIDPKSYAAIETVDRKKSLGRIVGNINAHLRTAEGKVMMMGPGRWGSSNIDLGVNVSYADIDNAAVLVEVAREEAGHVPEVSYGTHFFQDLVEAHIIYLPIYPDDEKTEFNKSFFERSPNILKEMSTDAYKFENVIHVIDVCSAANGSYAKVVAEPNTQRALCFLE; via the coding sequence ATGGATGAGAGGGAATCAAAAACAATACCTAGTGGTTTAAAGCCTCTGGATGAAGTCATACAAGGATTGCGTCTGGGTGATAATGTAGTCTGGCAGGTTGATAATTTAGAAGACTATCTGTATTTTACAGAGCCATTCTTGAACCAAGCAATACTCAATGGTTATAAATGTGTCTATATGAGATTTGCCCCTCACGAGCCAATTCTTAAGCCTCGAAGTGGTCTTGAGATAATCAATGTTGATCCAAAACCTGGGTTTGATTTTTTTAGCGGTGAAGTGCATAAAATAATCAAAGAACGAGGTCGGGAAGTATTTTATATATTTGATAACTTATCTGCTCTTGTGGTTGAATGGGCTACAGACGAGTTATTAGCAAACTTTTTCCAGGTAACCTGTCCTTATCTTTTTGAGCTTGATACAGTAACATATTTTGCACTTACGCGAGGTCAGCACTCTCATAGTGCAGTTGCAAGGATAAGAGATACAACGCAGGTATTAATAGATATTTGCAAAGTAAAGGACAAAAGATATCTCCATCCGTTGAAGGTTTGGGATCGGTATTCCTCGCAAATGTTTTTACCTCATGTTATTTCAGAAAAAGTTTGGTCCCCCATATTTAGCAGCGGTGATGCAGCTGAGGTGACTACAATTGCTCATAAAAAACCACTTGATCCTGATATTCATTCTATTGCTCCATGGCAAAGCGTATATAGAAAATTGATTCAATATTGTGAAACTGGTAAGCAATTACCTGAAGAATCACCAGAAATTGCCACTTTAAAGAAAGAATTTTCGAGGATGATGGTAGGAAACCATCCGGAATTCAACCGACTTGTTGATCAATATTTTACATTAGATGACCTCTTTAATATTCGTGATCGACTTATTGGTTCTGGGCGTATCGGAGGCAAGGCTGCCGGGATGTTGCTAGCAAGGCGCATCCTTTCAGATGATAAACGCAAAAGAGGTCTTGCCGAGGTAATGGAAGATCATGACTCTTTCTATATTGGATCTGACGTTTTTTTCACTTTCCTAGTAAATAACGACCTGTTCCGACTGCGATTACAGTTGTCGAGTAAGCCCCGGTTTTCACATGAAGAATTTAAGGAGGTTGAACAGCGTTTCCTTGCAGGAAAATTTCCATCAGAAATAGTCGAGCAGTTTCGCAACATGCTCGATTATTTTGGACAGGCACCGATTATCGTAAGGTCCAGTAGTTTGCTGGAAGATAGTTTTGGAAACGCATTTGCCGGTAAGTATCGAAGTGAATTTTGTGCCAACCAAGGTAATCCACACGATAGATTAGAGGTTTTTTTACGTGCAGTAAAACTTGTCTTTGCAAGTGCATTGAACCCGGATGCTCTCTCATATAGACGCAAACGAGGCCTGGGAGAAAGTGATGAACAGATGGCAATTCTGGTCCAACGCGTTTCAGGTGTGCCTTACAAAAACTTTTTCTTTCCGACTCTTGCAGGTGTAGCACTATCTCGAAACTTATACGTCTGGACAGACCGTATTGATTCTAAAAAGGGACTTATTCGTTTAGTCTTTGGCTTGGGTACACGAGCAGTGGATCGAGTGGGAGGCGATTATCCAAGGATGATTCCCGTTAGCAATCCAAAATTGAGACCTGAGTCTGGTATGAAAATCGTGAAGTATTCACAGCACGAGATAGACCTTATCGACTTGAAGTCAAATAAATTTATGACTCGATCTGTTACTGACACACTTGCCGATTTGGACTATCCCAATCTTTACCTGCTTGTTTCTGTAACCAAAGAAGGTCACCCATATGATCCTATTACAAGCCACGTAGACGGTTCAGCGCAGAATCTTGTTTTCACTTTCAACAACCTTATCAACAAAACAGAATTTGTAAGTATTACTGGAGAAATGGTAACTGAATTAGAAAGGGTATATGGTCACCCTATAGAAACTGAATTTACTGCATCGCTGGGGAAAGACGGACGTTTGAAAGTTAATCTGCTTCAGTGCCGGCCTATGTCTATACCAGGAATATCAAGTCCAGTGATATTTCCAGATAACATACCCCAAGAAAATATCCTGTTCAAATCAAATAGATTTATCAGCAGTGGGGTGATTAGTCATATACGTTATATCATATATATCGATCCAAAAAGCTATGCTGCAATTGAAACGGTTGATAGGAAGAAATCTTTGGGACGTATCGTAGGAAATATCAACGCGCATCTGCGTACTGCAGAAGGTAAAGTAATGATGATGGGACCGGGGAGGTGGGGTAGCAGTAATATAGATCTGGGGGTCAATGTAAGCTATGCAGATATTGACAATGCTGCGGTTCTCGTAGAAGTAGCTCGCGAAGAAGCGGGACATGTACCAGAAGTCTCCTATGGAACTCATTTCTTTCAGGATCTGGTAGAAGCTCATATCATCTACCTCCCTATTTATCCTGATGACGAGAAAACCGAGTTTAATAAGAGTTTTTTTGAACGCTCTCCGAATATACTCAAAGAAATGTCAACCGATGCTTACAAATTTGAAAATGTGATACATGTGATCGATGTTTGCTCTGCAGCCAATGGTAGTTATGCAAAAGTTGTTGCCGAACCAAATACTCAGCGAGCTCTTTGTTTCTTAGAATAG
- a CDS encoding 4Fe-4S binding protein, with the protein MITKQKRKIIKIDEEKCDGCGNCVVSCAEGAIKIIDGKARLISEKYCDGLGACLGECPRGAITLEEKQAEEFDEKAVKIHLEKKKRGKTKKPSHPQFSGCPSSRIMEFARPKIEDNGKKDRETTPSMLTQWPIKIALVPPGAPFLENADLLLAADCAPFAFAGFHRDFIKDKAVIIGCPKLDDPEFYKEKITMLLKSSNIKSLTVVHMEVPCCHALYYIAKQAIEDSGKDIPLKKWVIGIRGDKREEESNPIKRGACNHDH; encoded by the coding sequence ATGATAACAAAGCAGAAGAGAAAGATTATAAAGATAGATGAAGAAAAGTGCGATGGATGTGGCAATTGTGTGGTCTCTTGTGCCGAGGGTGCTATTAAGATTATCGATGGCAAGGCAAGGCTTATAAGCGAGAAGTATTGTGATGGATTGGGCGCATGTCTTGGAGAATGCCCCAGAGGTGCTATTACCTTAGAAGAGAAACAAGCAGAGGAGTTTGATGAAAAGGCAGTGAAGATACACCTAGAAAAAAAGAAGAGAGGAAAAACGAAAAAGCCCTCTCATCCACAATTTTCTGGCTGTCCTTCCAGCAGGATTATGGAGTTTGCAAGACCAAAGATTGAGGATAATGGAAAAAAGGATAGAGAGACAACACCATCAATGTTAACCCAATGGCCCATAAAGATTGCTTTGGTCCCTCCTGGTGCCCCTTTTCTTGAAAATGCAGATCTGCTCCTTGCAGCAGATTGTGCCCCTTTTGCATTTGCCGGCTTTCACAGGGATTTTATAAAGGATAAAGCAGTCATTATTGGGTGTCCCAAGCTGGATGATCCTGAGTTTTACAAGGAAAAAATCACTATGCTTCTTAAGTCTTCTAATATAAAGAGCTTGACAGTAGTCCACATGGAAGTTCCTTGTTGTCATGCTCTATACTATATTGCCAAACAGGCAATTGAAGACTCTGGCAAAGATATTCCTCTTAAGAAATGGGTCATAGGGATTAGGGGAGATAAAAGAGAAGAGGAAAGTAACCCGATAAAAAGAGGAGCCTGCAACCATGATCATTGA
- a CDS encoding SH3 domain-containing protein: protein MKKVIIFFVFFILIVFLDQSIVYAKMIMVDKEKANIRSGPGTQYEILWSAVKYTPFEVLCKYKKWYIVRDFEGDIGWVYETLVREEKAVIIIKKNAEIRSKPGSSFDVLWRVEKGYPFKVIEQKDRWLKVVDSEGDSGWIYKDSVWGLSVE, encoded by the coding sequence ATGAAAAAAGTTATAATATTCTTTGTTTTCTTTATACTGATTGTGTTCTTAGATCAGTCTATCGTTTATGCCAAGATGATTATGGTGGATAAAGAGAAGGCAAATATCAGATCTGGACCGGGCACACAATATGAGATTTTATGGTCTGCAGTAAAATATACTCCTTTCGAGGTGTTATGTAAGTATAAAAAATGGTATATAGTAAGAGATTTTGAAGGTGATATAGGTTGGGTATACGAAACTTTAGTGAGAGAAGAGAAGGCTGTAATCATAATAAAGAAAAACGCAGAGATAAGATCAAAACCAGGGAGTTCTTTTGATGTTCTCTGGAGAGTAGAAAAAGGGTATCCTTTTAAAGTTATAGAGCAGAAAGATAGGTGGTTAAAAGTAGTTGATTCTGAAGGAGATAGTGGCTGGATTTATAAAGATAGTGTATGGGGCTTATCTGTTGAATAG
- a CDS encoding YicC/YloC family endoribonuclease — protein MIKSMTGYGRGEYKNKIGHCTVEINSGNHRYCDISVRMPKQFNIFENSVKKLIKERFSRGHFDIFITIDFFDKSFIKLDIDYRLTEEYIHALSKIKKRFNIKGDLDLQTILRLKDIWKIEERKQDEGKIWNLIENAIKKAMKSLEDMRIKEGKAIYRDTIKRIQLIKKYLDRLKQRLPEIMDKYCAKLRERIKSLLNELDIDENRFSQEVAIMADKSDVTEEVIRTDNHLDQFLNLIKTEELIGRKLDFLIQEINREVNTLSSKVSDLLISNLVIEIKSELEKVREQIQNVE, from the coding sequence TTGATAAAGAGTATGACAGGATATGGAAGAGGAGAATATAAGAATAAGATTGGTCACTGTACTGTTGAGATTAATTCAGGAAATCATAGATACTGTGATATCTCTGTTCGTATGCCGAAACAGTTCAATATATTCGAGAATTCTGTAAAAAAATTGATTAAAGAAAGATTTTCAAGGGGACATTTTGATATTTTTATAACAATAGATTTTTTTGATAAATCTTTTATTAAGCTGGATATCGATTATAGACTTACTGAAGAGTATATTCATGCTTTAAGTAAGATTAAAAAGAGATTTAATATAAAAGGTGATTTGGATTTACAGACTATATTGAGATTAAAGGATATCTGGAAGATAGAAGAGAGGAAACAGGATGAGGGAAAAATCTGGAACTTAATAGAAAATGCCATAAAAAAGGCCATGAAATCTTTAGAGGATATGAGAATAAAAGAGGGGAAGGCCATTTATAGAGATACTATTAAAAGAATTCAATTAATCAAGAAATATCTGGACCGATTAAAACAAAGACTGCCAGAAATCATGGATAAATATTGCGCAAAATTAAGAGAGAGAATCAAAAGTCTTTTAAACGAATTAGACATCGATGAAAATAGATTTTCACAAGAAGTGGCAATAATGGCAGATAAAAGTGATGTAACAGAAGAGGTTATAAGAACTGACAATCATCTCGATCAGTTTCTTAATTTGATTAAAACGGAAGAGCTCATTGGAAGGAAACTGGATTTTTTAATACAGGAGATAAATAGGGAGGTAAATACTCTTAGTTCTAAAGTTAGCGATTTATTGATTTCAAATTTAGTAATAGAGATTAAGAGTGAACTCGAAAAGGTCAGGGAACAGATTCAAAACGTTGAATAG
- the gmk gene encoding guanylate kinase yields the protein MAKKGVFFILSAPSGSGKTTLCKRAVEEIEGLKHSVSYTTRMPRPRERDKIDYYFISEKEFQKKIKRGEFIEWAKVHNNYYGTSIKIIKENIDKGIDLILDIDVQGSEQLRKQLKDRDAIFIFILPPSLGTLRARLKERASDSEGEILKRMIDADKELSFYDKYDYILVNRDLDDATHQLKSIIIAERLKTRRFIFPSDFF from the coding sequence ATGGCTAAAAAGGGGGTATTTTTTATTCTTTCAGCACCATCAGGTTCAGGAAAAACCACCCTTTGTAAAAGGGCTGTGGAAGAGATTGAAGGTTTGAAACATTCTGTGTCTTATACTACTAGAATGCCACGGCCTCGAGAAAGGGATAAAATAGACTACTATTTTATATCCGAGAAGGAATTTCAAAAGAAGATTAAAAGAGGTGAATTTATTGAGTGGGCAAAGGTTCATAACAATTATTATGGGACCTCTATAAAGATAATAAAAGAGAATATTGATAAAGGCATTGACCTTATATTGGATATCGATGTTCAAGGATCTGAGCAACTAAGAAAACAATTAAAGGATAGAGATGCTATCTTTATTTTTATTTTACCTCCATCATTAGGGACTCTCCGCGCACGTTTAAAAGAAAGGGCTTCAGATTCTGAGGGAGAGATATTAAAACGTATGATAGATGCTGATAAAGAACTCTCCTTTTATGATAAGTATGATTATATCTTGGTGAATAGAGATTTGGATGATGCCACTCACCAATTGAAATCTATTATCATTGCAGAGAGATTAAAGACCCGCAGATTCATATTTCCTTCAGATTTCTTTTAA
- the coaBC gene encoding bifunctional phosphopantothenoylcysteine decarboxylase/phosphopantothenate--cysteine ligase CoaBC: protein MIKEKLIVLGVTGGIAAYKSAEIIRGLIKLGARVKVVMTKNAKEFITPLTLQTLSKNPVICDMFSLDYKEEIEHISLPEELDLLLVAPATANIIGKFANGIADDFLSTLFLSIDRPIIIAPAMNEKMYANKTVRHNIDKLRANGIEIIDPGYGELACDTVGWGRLADEETIIKKVEDVLKRKQDLLNKKVMITAGPTQEPMDSVRFLTNLSSGKMGYALAKEAKRRGAEVILISGPTHLMKPHDIDLISIRTAEEMRKEAMDNFNNADIVIKASAVSDFRPKKSVSHKIKKESENIVLELERTPDILEEMGSKKGNKILIGFAAETENIIKNAKEKIKRKNLDLVVANDVSKKDIGFQSDLNKAFLIFRDGEIKDLPVMTKELLAKEILDSTIKIIQDKER, encoded by the coding sequence ATGATTAAAGAAAAACTGATAGTTTTAGGTGTTACAGGAGGTATCGCTGCCTATAAATCAGCTGAAATAATTAGAGGATTGATAAAGTTAGGGGCAAGGGTAAAAGTTGTTATGACAAAAAACGCGAAAGAATTTATCACACCCTTAACTCTCCAAACCCTTTCAAAAAATCCTGTAATCTGCGATATGTTTTCTCTGGACTATAAAGAAGAAATAGAGCATATATCTCTACCAGAAGAGCTAGACCTTCTCCTCGTAGCACCAGCTACTGCCAATATCATAGGAAAATTTGCAAATGGGATTGCAGATGATTTTCTCTCTACCCTTTTTCTAAGTATTGATAGACCTATAATAATAGCTCCGGCAATGAATGAGAAGATGTATGCGAATAAAACAGTTAGGCATAATATCGATAAGTTGAGAGCTAATGGCATCGAAATTATTGATCCAGGATATGGTGAACTCGCCTGTGATACAGTTGGATGGGGGCGTCTCGCAGATGAAGAAACAATTATAAAAAAGGTAGAAGATGTTTTAAAAAGAAAACAGGATCTTCTTAATAAGAAAGTCATGATAACAGCAGGACCTACTCAGGAACCGATGGATAGCGTAAGATTCCTAACGAACTTATCCTCAGGAAAGATGGGTTATGCCTTAGCTAAAGAGGCTAAGAGGAGAGGAGCGGAGGTGATCTTGATAAGTGGTCCAACTCATCTCATGAAGCCTCATGATATTGACCTTATATCCATAAGAACGGCAGAAGAGATGAGGAAAGAAGCAATGGATAATTTTAATAACGCTGATATTGTCATAAAGGCTTCAGCGGTATCTGATTTTAGACCTAAAAAAAGTGTATCTCATAAGATAAAAAAGGAAAGCGAGAATATCGTATTAGAGCTAGAGAGGACTCCCGACATATTAGAGGAGATGGGTTCCAAAAAGGGTAATAAGATTTTAATAGGATTTGCTGCAGAGACAGAGAATATCATAAAGAATGCGAAGGAGAAAATAAAAAGAAAGAATCTTGACCTGGTTGTTGCCAATGATGTTAGCAAGAAAGATATTGGATTTCAAAGTGATTTGAATAAGGCTTTTCTTATCTTTAGGGATGGAGAGATAAAAGACCTTCCTGTGATGACAAAAGAACTCCTTGCCAAAGAGATATTAGATAGTACCATTAAGATAATTCAGGATAAGGAGAGATAA
- a CDS encoding uracil-DNA glycosylase, which produces MKEEIRELISDIKLFLEYQKLSGIELFEISSKKSYFSDSLKIIKKEVLKCTKCRLHQNRKKAVPGEGREDARLVFIGEAPGRDEDIQGKPFVGKAGQLLTKIIEAIDLKREDVYIANIVKCRPPENRNPNEDEIQSCEPYLLRQLRIIKPKIICALGTFAAQALLKTNDPISTLRGRFHLYGNIKLIPTYHPAYLLRYPLKKREAWEDIQLVQKEYNQLII; this is translated from the coding sequence GTGAAAGAAGAGATAAGAGAGCTCATTAGCGATATAAAGCTTTTTTTAGAGTATCAAAAGTTATCAGGAATAGAACTTTTTGAGATTTCATCTAAGAAAAGTTATTTTTCTGACTCGTTAAAAATAATTAAAAAGGAAGTTTTAAAGTGCACGAAATGTCGCCTTCATCAGAACAGAAAAAAGGCTGTTCCTGGAGAAGGCAGGGAGGATGCTAGGTTAGTATTTATAGGTGAGGCTCCTGGCAGGGACGAGGACATTCAAGGTAAGCCCTTTGTTGGCAAGGCTGGTCAGTTGCTAACGAAGATTATTGAGGCAATTGATTTAAAGAGAGAAGATGTCTATATTGCTAATATAGTAAAATGTCGACCTCCTGAGAATAGAAATCCAAATGAGGATGAAATTCAATCGTGTGAACCTTATCTTTTAAGACAGCTAAGGATTATCAAACCAAAGATTATCTGTGCCCTGGGGACTTTTGCTGCACAGGCCCTTCTCAAGACGAATGACCCCATTTCCACTCTCAGGGGGCGTTTTCATCTATACGGAAATATCAAACTCATACCAACATATCATCCAGCGTATCTTTTAAGATATCCCTTAAAAAAAAGAGAGGCGTGGGAAGATATCCAGTTGGTTCAAAAAGAATACAACCAATTGATTATTTAG
- a CDS encoding replication-associated recombination protein A, giving the protein MDNRPLADRMRPSTLDEFIGQEHILGKGKVLRRAIESDEFPSLILWGPPGSGKTTLAYIISHMRRQNFISFSAVTSGIKEIKDVFKDIKDNLSLFHKKTIIFIDEFHRFNKAQQDAFLPYVEKGIILLIGSTTQNPSFEIISPLLSRCQIFILEALTVEEIELILNNAINDKERGFGKFKIEIKRETIRYLATISNGDARIALNNLELLFSIAPIDAKGIKRITREFAIENIQKKHLLYDKSGEEHYNLISALHKSMRGSDPDAALYWLGRMLEGGEDPLYIARRIIRFASEDVGNADPQALEISVAAMQAVHFIGQPEGDLALAQAVIYLSLAPKSNAVYKAYSDIKKDIKKTISSPVPKHLRNAPTSLMKKIGYGRGYKYPHNFPESFVSQDYLPKNLKNKRYYFPTDNGYEKEIKKRLEEWIKKRAK; this is encoded by the coding sequence ATGGATAACAGACCATTAGCTGACAGAATGAGGCCTTCTACTCTCGATGAGTTCATTGGCCAAGAACATATCTTGGGAAAAGGCAAGGTTTTAAGAAGGGCTATCGAAAGTGATGAATTTCCCTCTCTTATCCTCTGGGGTCCTCCTGGAAGTGGCAAAACCACCCTAGCTTATATAATATCACATATGAGAAGGCAAAATTTTATCTCCTTCAGTGCAGTAACCTCAGGAATTAAAGAAATCAAAGATGTGTTCAAGGATATCAAAGATAACCTGAGTCTTTTTCATAAAAAAACCATCATATTTATAGATGAATTTCATAGATTTAATAAGGCCCAGCAGGATGCCTTTCTCCCTTATGTGGAAAAAGGAATAATCTTGCTGATTGGATCTACAACTCAAAATCCCTCATTTGAGATCATTTCCCCCCTTCTCTCAAGATGTCAAATCTTTATCCTCGAAGCATTAACAGTAGAAGAGATAGAATTGATCCTCAATAATGCAATCAATGACAAGGAAAGAGGGTTTGGAAAATTCAAAATCGAAATTAAAAGAGAAACGATAAGATATTTAGCCACCATTTCTAATGGTGATGCTAGGATTGCATTAAATAACCTTGAGTTATTATTCTCTATCGCACCAATTGATGCTAAAGGAATCAAGCGTATTACCAGAGAATTCGCTATAGAAAACATTCAGAAAAAACATCTCCTCTATGATAAATCCGGAGAAGAGCATTATAATCTTATCTCAGCTCTCCATAAGAGTATGAGGGGGAGTGACCCTGATGCTGCTTTGTATTGGTTGGGCAGAATGTTAGAAGGAGGAGAAGACCCTCTCTATATAGCGAGGAGAATAATAAGGTTTGCCTCTGAAGATGTAGGAAATGCAGACCCACAGGCTTTGGAGATATCTGTTGCGGCAATGCAAGCCGTGCATTTTATAGGACAGCCTGAAGGCGATCTCGCTTTAGCTCAAGCCGTGATATATCTTTCTCTAGCCCCCAAAAGTAATGCAGTATATAAGGCATATTCTGATATAAAAAAAGATATCAAAAAAACAATCTCTTCACCTGTGCCGAAACATTTAAGAAATGCCCCTACATCCCTAATGAAAAAAATAGGGTATGGCAGGGGTTACAAATATCCCCATAATTTTCCCGAGAGTTTTGTGTCTCAAGATTATCTTCCAAAAAATTTAAAAAATAAACGATACTACTTCCCTACAGATAACGGCTATGAAAAGGAGATAAAAAAGAGGCTTGAGGAATGGATAAAAAAAAGAGCTAAATAA